From the Tripterygium wilfordii isolate XIE 37 chromosome 6, ASM1340144v1, whole genome shotgun sequence genome, one window contains:
- the LOC120000535 gene encoding lipoxygenase 6, chloroplastic-like, with amino-acid sequence MYALKPITRELASSAVRQSPAITVAGRSRSLWRSQVPGSRSRVNSGCSVRAVISREDKVVDSAKSVETENHNGPLLSSSSSKGAGIDVRAVITIKKKMKEKITEKIEDQWEFFINGIGQGILMQLISEEIDPVTNSGKSVESCVRGWLPRHPKQSHIVEYAADFTVPHDFGTPGAILITNLHGKEFHLLEIVVHGFNAGPIFFPADTWIHSRNDNPESRIIFTNKVYLPSQTPTGIKDLRREDLLSVRGNGKGERKPHERIYDYAPYNDLGKPDKDKELARPVLTGAEWPYPRRCRTGRPPTNNDPRSESRIEKPHPVYVPRDETFEEIKQNTFSAGRLKALLHNLVPSIIATLSSSDVPFTCFSDIDKLYKVGVLLKDEEQHGMFSNPLFGDVLKQVLSVGEKLLKYEIPAVIKRDRFAWLRDNEFARQTFSGVNPVNIELLRGFPILSSLDPAIYGSPESAITKELIGQEIHGMSVEKAIEEKRLFILDYHDTLLPFMERMNSLPGRKAYASRTVFFYTQKGFLRPIAIELSLPPTFSSLRNKSVFTHGHDPTEHWIWKLAKAHVCSNDAGIHQLVNHWLRTHACMEPYIIATHRQLSSMHPIFKLLHPHMRYTLEINALARQSLINGGGIIEACFSPGKYGMEVSSAAYKNMWRFDMEALPSDLIRRGMAVEDPSMPCGVKLVIEDYPYAADGLLIWSAIKEWVESYVEHFYSEPNSVTSDVELQAWWNEIKNKGHYDKRNEPWWPKLNTKEDLCDILTIIIWTASGQHAAINFGQYPFGGYVPNRPTLMRKLIPKEGEADYDKFILNPQLTFLSSLPTQLQATKVMAVQDTLSTHSADEEYLGEMNQLHNHWINDQEVLELFNKFSSKLKGIEDIINRRNKDTRLKNRTGAGIPPYELLLPSSGPGVTGRGIPNSISI; translated from the exons ATGTATGCACTGAAGCCGATCACTCGAGAGCTCGCTAGCTCTGCTGTCCGACAATCTCCGGCGATAACTGTTGCCGGAAGAAGTAGAAGTCTTTGGCGTAGCCAGGTGCCTGGTTCGAGATCACGAGTCAACTCGGGCTGCTCAGTCCGGGCTGTGATCAGCCGTGAAGACAAAGTTGTGGACTCAGCAAAGTCCGTGGAGACCGAGAACCATAATGGTCCgttgctatcttcttcttcttcgaaagGGGCGGGGATTGATGTGAGAGCAGTAATCActataaagaagaagatgaaggagaagatCACTGAGAAGATCGAGGATCAGTGGGAGTTCTTCATCAATGGTATTGGTCAAGGGATCTTGATGCAGCTCATCAGTGAAGAGATTGACCCTG TTACCAATTCAGGCAAGAGTGTAGAGTCTTGTGTGAGGGGATGGCTGCCTAGGCATCCAAAGCAGTCCCATATTGTTGAATATGCAGCTGATTTCACTGTCCCCCACGACTTTGGTACTCCGGGAGCCATTCTCATTACCAATCTTCATGGGAAGGAGTTCCATTTGTTGGAGATAGTCGTTCATGGTTTCAATGCAGGCCCAATTTTCTTTCCAGCAGATACATGGATCCATTCACGGAATGATAATCCCGAAAGTAGGATTATCTTTACAAACAAA GTATACCTACCATCACAAACACCGACAGGCATCAAAGATCTTAGACGCGAAGACTTGTTGAGCGTGCGTGGTAATGGGAAAGGCGAGAGAAAGCCTCATGAAAGAATTTATGACTATGCTCCTTATAATGATCTTGGTAAGCCTGATAAGGACAAAGAGCTTGCCCGACCAGTTTTGACTGGTGCGGAATGGCCTTATCCTAGGCGATGTAGAACTGGCCGCCCACCAACCAACAATG ACCCTCGTTCCGAAAGTAGAATTGAGAAGCCACATCCAGTGTATGTACCTCGGGATGAAACATTTGAGGAGATTAAGCAGAACACTTTCTCTGCAGGCAGATTGAAAGCTTTGCTTCACAATCTTGTACCATCTATTATTGCAACACTGTCAAGTTCAGACGTACCCTTCACATGCTTCTCAGATATTGACAAACTATATAAAGTCGGCGTTCTCTTGAAAGATGAAGAACAACATGGAATGTTTAGTAATCCACTTTTCGGTGATGTCTTGAAACAAGTCCTGAGTGTCGGTGAAAAATTGTTAAAATATGAAATTCCGGCTGTTATAAAAA GAGATAGATTTGCATGGTTGCGTGATAATGAATTTGCACGTCAGACATTTTCTGGAGTCAATCCAGTGAACATTGAGCTCCTAAGG GGCTTTCCAATCCTCAGCAGTCTAGACCCTGCCATTTATGGTTCACCCGAGTCAGCAATTACAAAGGAGCTGATAGGGCAAGAAATCCATGGAATGAGTGTAGAAAAG GCTATTGAGGAAAAGAGATTGTTTATACTCGATTACCATGATACGCTTCTGCCATTTATGGAGAGAATGAACTCCCTGCCAGGAAGAAAAGCGTATGCCTCTAGGACAGTTTTCTTCTATACACAAAAAGGTTTTCTAAGGCCAATAGCCATTGAGCTTTCGCTTCCTCCTACATTTTCTTCACTTCGGAACAAAAGTGTTTTTACACACGGGCATGATCCTACGGAGCATTGGATTTGGAAGCTAGCCAAAGCTCATGTTTGCTCAAATGATGCTGGAATACATCAACTTGTAAATCATTG GTTGAGGACTCATGCCTGCATGGAGCCGTACATAATTGCAACTCATAGACAGCTTAGCTCAATGCATCCTATCTTCAAGTTGCTTCATCCTCATATGCGCTACACACTAGAGATTAATGCACTTGCACGGCAAAGTTTAATTAATGGTGGGGGAATTATTGAGGCTTGTTTCAGCCCAGGAAAGTACGGCATGGAGGTAAGCTCTGCAGCCTACAAGAATATGTGGCGGTTTGACATGGAGGCACTGCCTTCAGATCTTATCCGGAG GGGCATGGCAGTGGAGGATCCATCAATGCCGTGTGGTGTGAAACTAGTAATCGAAGACTACCCCTACGCTGCAGATGGCCTTCTGATATGGTCCGCCATAAAAGAATGGGTAGAATCTTATGTCGAACACTTCTACTCTGAGCCTAATTCTGTTACTTCTGACGTTGAGCTCCAAGCTTGGTGGAATGAAATCAAGAACAAAGGTCATTATGACAAGCGGAATGAACCCTGGTGGCCCAAACTCAATACCAAGGAAGACTTATGTGACATTCTCACCATCATTATTTGGACTGCATCAGGTCAGCATGCTGCAATAAACTTTGGTCAGTACCCTTTTGGAGGATACGTGCCTAACCGTCCTACTCTTATGAGGAAACTCATCCCTAAAGAAGGCGAGGCAGATTATGATAAGTTCATCCTGAATCCTCAGCTAACtttcttgtcttctttgccaacGCAACTTCAAGCAACTAAAGTGATGGCTGTTCAAGACACCCTTTCGACTCACTCAGCAGACGAAGAATATTTAGGTGAAATGAACCAGCTACATAATCACTGGATCAATGATCAAGAAGTCCTGGAATTATTCAATAAATTTTCGTCTAAGTTAAAAGGGATCGAGGATATAATAAACAGAAGAAACAAGGATACTCGTCTGAAAAACAGAACCGGTGCAGGTATTCCCCCATACGAGCTTTTGCTTCCCTCCTCAGGTCCTGGCGTAACTGGTCGCGGAATCCCAAATAGCATTTCTATCTGA
- the LOC120000238 gene encoding uncharacterized protein LOC120000238 isoform X2 — protein MEDNRRFSIYIHHGGFMSEETNEYIGGQVHIWMNLMMNHWSRDFVLDHLAKDLHVNIKFVTFSFRRVTGCLCCCVFKARTAADFMDLGLLGCFDGHINLYVSSFGIGDRAVKFELPHDGDHPSLIAVDAKVLCPATNYCFRKKEGYLPIMFGADILSKHPMSSVLSSSATATDSKKRKTAPIIPPLIEEHGASSSRTVRRSARIAALLADSANHPDRNYELVGSGGSRSVFFCRKKNE, from the exons ATGGAAGATAATCGTAGATTTAGCATCTATATCCATCATGGTGGTTTTATGTCTGAAGAAACTAATGAGTATATTGGTGGTCAGGTTCACATATGGATGAATTTGATGATGAATCATTGGTCTCGAGATTTTGTGCTAGATCATCTGGCAAAAGATCTACATGTAAACATTAAATTTGTTACTTTCAGCTTTCGCAGGGTAACTGGTTGTTTGTGTTGCTGTGTCTTTAAGGCCAGAACTGCTGCTGATTTTATGGATTTAGGACTGCTTGGGTGTTTTGATGGACATATTAACTTGTATGTCTCGAGTTTCGGTATTGGTGATCGCGCTGTAAAGTTTGAG TTGCCTCATGATGGTGACCACCCAAGTTTAATCGCCGTTGATGCAAAAGTATTGTGTCCTGCTACAAATTATTGTTTTCGGAAGAAGGAAGGTTATCTTCCTATTATGTTTGGTGCTGACATACTTTCCAAGCATCCTATGTCAAGCGTGCTTTCATCATCAGCAACTGCTACAGATAGCAAG AAGAGAAAGACTGCACCCATCATCCCACCATTGATTGAGGAACATGGAGCATCTTCTTCAAGGACAGTCCGACGTTCAGCAAGAATTGCTGCTCTACTTGCTGATTCTGCAAATCATCCAGATCGCAACTATGAG CTTGTAGGCTCTGGTGGATCAAGAAGTGTTTTCTTTTGTAGAAAGAAGAACGAATAA
- the LOC120000237 gene encoding DExH-box ATP-dependent RNA helicase DExH12-like produces the protein MAHLVGGAEGHARFKQYEYRANSSLVLTTDSRPRDTHEPTGEPESLWGKIDPKSFGDQAYRGRPPELDEKLRKSRKKKERDPLSEHVPSRQSKKRRLREESVLTATEEGVYQPKTKETRAAYEALLSVIQQQLGGQPLNIVRGAADEILAVLRNEAVRNPDKKRDIENLLNPIPNPVFDNLVSLGKLITDFQDGGDATEPTAANADEALDDDVGVAVEFDEENEDEEEDIDLDMVSEDEEDDDDVLEPNGSSAMQMGGGIDDDATQEASEGMGINVQDIDAYWLQRKISQAYDQQIDPQQ, from the coding sequence ATGGCGCATCTGGTTGGTGGTGCGGAGGGACACGCCCGATTCAAGCAGTACGAGTATCGAGCCAACTCTAGTCTGGTCCTAACCACCGACTCTCGACCGCGCGACACCCATGAACCTACTGGGGAGCCTGAATCTCTTTGGGGAAAGATTGATCCCAAATCTTTTGGTGACCAAGCGTACAGGGGCAGACCTCCTGAGTTGGACGAGAAGCTGAGAAAATCTAGGAAGAAGAAGGAGCGGGATCCCCTTTCTGAACATGTTCCTAGCAGGCAGAGCAAGAAGCGACGTCTTAGGGAGGAAAGTGTTCTTACTGCAACAGAGGAGGGGGTCTACCAGCCAAAAACCAAGGAGACCAGGGCTGCCTACGAGGCCTTGCTCAGTGTCATTCAGCAGCAGTTGGGTGGACAGCCTCTCAATATAGTTAGAGGTGCAGCTGATGAGATTTTGGCAGTTTTGAGGAATGAAGCCGTTAGGAACCCTGACAAGAAGAGGGACATTGAGAATTTACTGAACCCAATCCCAAACCCTGTGTTTGATAACCTTGTTTCACTTGGGAAGCTTATTACTGATTTCCAAGACGGAGGAGATGCAACAGAGCCTACTGCTGCGAATGCTGATGAGGCCCTGGATGATGACGTTGGTGTAGCTGTTGAGTTTGATGAAGAGAATGAAGATGAGGAAGAGGACATCGATCTTGATATGGTGTCTGAGGAcgaagaggatgatgatgatgtgctGGAACCAAATGGGTCTTCAGCTATGCAAATGGGTGGTGGAATTGATGATGATGCTACACAGGAAGCAAGTGAGGGCATGGGTATTAATGTTCAGGATATTGATGCTTATTGGCTTCAGAGGAAGATCTCTCAAGCTTATGATCAGCAGATTGATCCTCAACAATGA
- the LOC119999777 gene encoding protein kish-like, which translates to MSALFNFHSFLTVVLLGICTCTYLKMHFPAILEQRTGFRGFFWKAARIGERLSPWMAVGCFTMGMSIIFF; encoded by the exons ATG TCTGCTCTGTTCAATTTCCATTCATTTTTAACGGTCGTGCTGCTGGGAATTTGTACTTGCACTTACCTAAAGATGCATTTTCCAGCAATCCTTGAGCAGAGAACAGG GTTTCGTGGTTTCTTTTGGAAGGCAGCAAGAATAG GTGAGCGGTTGAGCCCCTGGATGGCTGTAGGATGCTTTACGATGGGCATGTCAATAATCTTTTTTTGA
- the LOC120000238 gene encoding uncharacterized protein LOC120000238 isoform X1, protein MEDNRRFSIYIHHGGFMSEETNEYIGGQVHIWMNLMMNHWSRDFVLDHLAKDLHVNIKFVTFSFRRVTGCLCCCVFKARTAADFMDLGLLGCFDGHINLYVSSFGIGDRAVKFELPHDGDHPSLIAVDAKVLCPATNYCFRKKEGYLPIMFGADILSKHPMSSVLSSSATATDSKKRKTAPIIPPLIEEHGASSSRTVRRSARIAALLADSANHPDRNYEVVKVMFHLLQLNLDACKCSPCCFKSMLCCVACRLWWIKKCFLL, encoded by the exons ATGGAAGATAATCGTAGATTTAGCATCTATATCCATCATGGTGGTTTTATGTCTGAAGAAACTAATGAGTATATTGGTGGTCAGGTTCACATATGGATGAATTTGATGATGAATCATTGGTCTCGAGATTTTGTGCTAGATCATCTGGCAAAAGATCTACATGTAAACATTAAATTTGTTACTTTCAGCTTTCGCAGGGTAACTGGTTGTTTGTGTTGCTGTGTCTTTAAGGCCAGAACTGCTGCTGATTTTATGGATTTAGGACTGCTTGGGTGTTTTGATGGACATATTAACTTGTATGTCTCGAGTTTCGGTATTGGTGATCGCGCTGTAAAGTTTGAG TTGCCTCATGATGGTGACCACCCAAGTTTAATCGCCGTTGATGCAAAAGTATTGTGTCCTGCTACAAATTATTGTTTTCGGAAGAAGGAAGGTTATCTTCCTATTATGTTTGGTGCTGACATACTTTCCAAGCATCCTATGTCAAGCGTGCTTTCATCATCAGCAACTGCTACAGATAGCAAG AAGAGAAAGACTGCACCCATCATCCCACCATTGATTGAGGAACATGGAGCATCTTCTTCAAGGACAGTCCGACGTTCAGCAAGAATTGCTGCTCTACTTGCTGATTCTGCAAATCATCCAGATCGCAACTATGAGGTTGTTAAAGTGATGTTTCATCTGCTGCAGTTGAATTTGGATGCTTGCAAATGCTCACCCTGTTGTTTTAAATCGATGCTTTGTTGTGTAGCTTGTAGGCTCTGGTGGATCAAGAAGTGTTTTCTTTTGTAG
- the LOC119999869 gene encoding remorin 4.1-like codes for MRSIEDKGCNNNAGSTPEISTGARINNSFEFHKGNVNGVSITRSSSHHHHRTALGKPTPSKWDDAQKWLVGLSRVGGGGGDKNQKNKPRNSNADDRRLIAPVPQKEQDYSSSEDENEQQHGFHLSLPNNHYESETKKVDCEDNPTSGGIRSICLRDMGTEMTPIASQEPSRAATPIRSSTPVGRSPISSGSSTPVRSQNGVVVVVQGVEKAHKAPKSKDSEQARKLSPLEARAIAWDEAERAKYTARYKREEVKIQAWENHEKRKAEMEMKKMEVKAERLKARAQERMANKIAATRRVAEEKRVNAEAELNEKAVRTCEKADYIRRNGHMPTSFSFKLPSLCW; via the exons atgagatctATAGAGGATAAAGGGTGTAACAACAATGCAGGATCAACACCCGAGATTTCAACTGGTGCACGCATCAACAACAGCTTTGAGTTTCACAAAGGGAACGTTAATGGAGTTAGTATAACTCGTAGTTCTTCTCATCATCACCATAGAACGGCTTTAGGCAAGCCAACaccatcaaaatgggatgatGCACAGAAATGGCTGGTGGGTTTGTCAagagttggaggaggaggaggagataaAAATCAGAAGAACAAGCCAAGGAACTCCAATGCCGATGACAGGAGACTCATTGCTCCAGTTCCTCAGAAGGAGCAGGACTACTCGAGCAGTGAAGATGAAAATGAACAGCAACATGGGTTTCATCTTTCATTGCCAAACAATCATTATGAATCTGAAACAAAGAAGGTTGATTGTGAGGATAATCCAACTTCTGGGGGTATTAGATCAATTTGTTTGAGAGATATGGGTACTGAGATGACTCCAATTGCAAGCCAAGAGCCTTCAAGAGCAGCTACACCTATCAGATCCTCAACACCGGTCGGTCGGAGCCCCATTTCTTCTGGATCTTCGACTCCTGTAAGGTCTCAAAATggtgtagtagtagtagtacaaGGTGTTGAAAAAGCACATAAGGCACCAAAAAGCAAGGATTCAGAACAAGCTAGAAAGTTAAGTCCTCTAGAGGCAAGAGCAATTGCCTGGGATGAAGCAGAAAGAGCCAAATACACTGCAAG GTATAAGCGTGAAGAGGTGAAGATTCAAGCCTGGGAGAACCACGAGAAGAGAAAAGCTGagatggaaatgaagaaaatggAG GTAAAGGCGGAGAGATTGAAAGCTAGGGCACAAGAGAGGATGGCAAACAAGATTGCAGCGACAAGGAGAGTAGCAGAAGAGAAGCGAGTGAATGCTGAGGCTGAACTGAATGAGAAGGCTGTCAGGACTTGTGAGAAGGCAGATTACATAAGGAGAAATGGTCACATGCCCACTTCATTCTCCTTCAAGCTGCCCTCCCTCTGCTGGTAG